A region from the Sandaracinus amylolyticus genome encodes:
- a CDS encoding flagellar biosynthesis protein FlhA: MPAPTTSSSDPATVRRYADAGLALLVVLIVGMMIVPLPTPLLDVLLAGNVSLAIVILLVAMYVPDALAFTSFPTILLITTLFRLALNVSSTRLILLQADAGEVIRAFGDFVVQGNYVVGAVVFLILTLIQFMVIARGSERVAEVGARFALDAMPGKQMAIDADLRSGALGHDEARRRRRLLQRESQFYGAMDGAMKFVKGDAIAGIVITGVNIVFGVVIGVAMHDMGALESLQRYGLLTIGDGLVSQIPSLLISTAAGLVVTRVASEDEQSSLGGDVGRQIFGNPRALAIASGFLVLLAIVPGLPPAPFVVLAAVFGGVAWRLSRRAPRVDVRDVERSPRLVPITIELGAALAAGLDGLLERDVPALRDRLFASLGVVLPEVRAHASSTLAPRDYAIHLHEIPVARGELADDELVAILERAVRRRAADLVGLQEVQSMLDQLERTHPALVRHVVPKPIALPLLADVLRRLVDEGVSIRPLREILEALATATATDPAALADSLRVALRRHLTHAHADGGVLEVLVLDPEIEETLRDGLQRSGALALPPSTARDVVAVVRRAVSSREGRVPPLLTQPDVRRALRRLLEVELPDVAVLAYTELDPAVTVKTVGRVAL; this comes from the coding sequence ATGCCGGCGCCCACGACGAGCTCGAGCGATCCCGCGACCGTGCGGCGCTACGCCGACGCCGGGCTCGCGCTCCTCGTCGTGCTGATCGTCGGGATGATGATCGTCCCGCTGCCGACACCGCTCCTCGACGTGCTGCTCGCGGGGAACGTGTCGCTCGCGATCGTGATCCTGCTCGTCGCGATGTACGTGCCCGACGCGCTCGCGTTCACGTCGTTCCCGACGATCCTGCTGATCACGACGCTCTTCCGGCTCGCGCTCAACGTGAGCTCGACGCGCCTCATCCTGCTGCAGGCCGACGCGGGCGAGGTGATCCGCGCGTTCGGCGACTTCGTGGTGCAGGGCAACTACGTCGTCGGCGCGGTCGTGTTCCTGATCCTCACGCTGATCCAGTTCATGGTGATCGCGCGCGGCAGCGAGCGCGTGGCCGAGGTGGGCGCGCGCTTCGCGCTCGACGCGATGCCCGGCAAGCAGATGGCGATCGACGCCGATCTGCGCAGCGGCGCGCTCGGTCACGACGAAGCGCGGCGGCGGCGTCGCTTGCTGCAGCGCGAGAGCCAGTTCTACGGCGCGATGGACGGCGCCATGAAGTTCGTGAAGGGCGATGCGATCGCCGGGATCGTCATCACCGGCGTGAACATCGTGTTCGGCGTCGTGATCGGCGTCGCGATGCACGACATGGGCGCGCTCGAGAGCCTGCAGCGCTACGGGCTGCTGACGATCGGCGACGGGCTCGTCTCGCAGATCCCGTCGCTGCTGATCTCGACCGCGGCGGGCCTCGTGGTCACGCGCGTCGCGTCCGAGGACGAGCAGAGCTCGCTCGGCGGCGACGTGGGGCGGCAGATCTTCGGCAACCCTCGCGCCCTCGCGATCGCGTCGGGGTTCCTCGTGCTGCTCGCGATCGTGCCCGGGCTGCCTCCCGCGCCGTTCGTGGTGCTCGCGGCGGTGTTCGGGGGTGTCGCGTGGCGGCTCTCGCGGCGCGCGCCGCGCGTCGACGTGCGCGACGTCGAGCGCTCACCGCGCCTCGTGCCGATCACGATCGAGCTCGGCGCCGCGCTCGCTGCGGGGCTCGACGGGCTCCTCGAGCGCGACGTCCCCGCGCTGCGTGATCGCCTCTTTGCGTCGCTCGGGGTGGTGCTGCCCGAGGTGCGCGCCCACGCGAGCAGCACGCTCGCGCCGCGCGACTACGCCATCCACCTGCACGAGATCCCGGTCGCGCGCGGAGAGCTCGCGGACGACGAGCTCGTCGCGATCCTCGAGCGCGCGGTGCGGCGCCGCGCGGCGGACCTCGTAGGCCTGCAAGAGGTGCAGTCGATGCTCGACCAGCTCGAGCGCACGCACCCCGCGCTGGTCCGCCACGTCGTGCCCAAGCCGATCGCGCTGCCGCTGCTCGCCGACGTGCTGCGGCGGCTGGTCGACGAGGGCGTCTCGATCCGCCCGCTCCGCGAGATCCTCGAGGCGCTCGCGACCGCGACCGCGACGGATCCGGCCGCGCTCGCGGACTCGCTTCGCGTCGCGCTGCGCCGACACCTCACGCACGCGCACGCCGACGGCGGCGTGCTCGAGGTGCTCGTGCTCGACCCCGAGATCGAGGAGACCCTGCGCGATGGCCTGCAGCGCAGCGGCGCGCTCGCGCTGCCGCCCTCGACCGCGCGCGACGTCGTCGCCGTCGTGCGACGTGCGGTCTCGTCGCGCGAGGGCCGCGTCCCGCCGCTGCTCACGCAGCCCGACGTGCGCCGCGCGCTGCGGCGCCTGCTCGAGGTGGAGCTGCCGGACGTCGCCGTCCTCGCGTACACGGAGCTCGATCCCGCCGTCACCGTGAAGACCGTCGGGCGGGTCGCGTTGTGA
- a CDS encoding cytochrome P450, which translates to MDARPYESMPTLPGGLPLLGHWPEIIHDVFGFLERAAERADVVRVRFVHERAVITHDPAMIQHVLQQSPRLYAKSRNYAGMKKVVGEGLLTSEGDFWKRQRKLAQPAFHHAKLRGITRTMASATEDMLARWRTWEDGRPFDLHEEMMRVTLRIAGLSLFGADLDGESREIGAALGVILPWVNGIIQEPFRPPLWIPTRENRALREALATLDRLVYRIVEERRRSDPEHQRDDLLSMLMAATDDEGGGGMSDRQLRDEILTAVLAGHETTANALAWTGMLLARHPEIGARVEREASAVLGDRTPSVDDLSKLELCDRVVSESMRLYPPAWEFEREALVDDVAAGWRIPKGTVVMIAPWTLHRSPRFWDEPARFDPDRFLPERSAGRPRYAYLPFGDGPRVCIGKAFAMMESKLLLAMMAREVRFELEPGAHVRPEPSVTLRARGGVPMRFRRTAPAPFVDQTTSA; encoded by the coding sequence ATGGACGCGAGGCCCTACGAGTCGATGCCGACACTCCCGGGCGGGCTGCCGCTGCTCGGGCACTGGCCCGAGATCATCCACGACGTCTTCGGGTTCCTCGAGCGCGCCGCCGAGCGCGCCGACGTGGTGCGCGTGCGCTTCGTCCACGAGCGCGCCGTCATCACCCACGACCCCGCGATGATCCAGCACGTGCTCCAGCAGAGCCCGCGCCTCTACGCCAAGAGCCGCAACTACGCGGGCATGAAGAAGGTCGTCGGCGAGGGGCTGCTCACGAGCGAGGGCGACTTCTGGAAGCGCCAGCGCAAGCTCGCGCAGCCCGCGTTCCACCACGCGAAGCTGCGCGGCATCACGCGCACGATGGCCTCTGCCACCGAGGACATGCTCGCGCGCTGGCGCACGTGGGAGGACGGGCGGCCCTTCGATCTCCACGAGGAGATGATGCGCGTCACGCTGCGCATCGCGGGGCTCTCGCTCTTCGGCGCGGATCTCGACGGCGAGTCGCGCGAGATCGGCGCGGCGCTCGGCGTGATCCTCCCGTGGGTCAACGGGATCATCCAGGAGCCGTTCCGCCCGCCGCTGTGGATCCCGACGCGCGAGAACCGCGCGCTCCGCGAGGCGCTCGCGACGCTCGATCGCCTCGTCTATCGCATCGTCGAGGAGCGCCGCCGCAGCGATCCCGAGCACCAGCGCGACGACCTGCTCTCGATGCTCATGGCCGCGACCGACGACGAGGGCGGCGGGGGCATGAGCGATCGCCAGCTGCGCGACGAGATCCTCACCGCCGTGCTCGCGGGGCACGAGACCACCGCGAACGCGCTCGCGTGGACCGGCATGTTGCTCGCGCGCCATCCCGAGATCGGCGCGCGCGTCGAGCGCGAGGCGAGCGCGGTGCTCGGTGATCGCACCCCGAGCGTCGACGACCTCTCGAAGCTCGAGCTCTGCGATCGCGTGGTGAGCGAGTCGATGCGCCTCTATCCGCCAGCGTGGGAGTTCGAGCGCGAGGCGCTGGTCGACGACGTCGCCGCGGGATGGCGCATCCCGAAGGGCACGGTCGTGATGATCGCGCCGTGGACGCTGCATCGCTCGCCGCGCTTCTGGGACGAGCCCGCGCGCTTCGATCCCGATCGCTTCCTGCCCGAGCGCTCGGCCGGTCGACCGCGCTACGCGTACCTGCCCTTCGGCGACGGACCGCGCGTCTGCATCGGCAAGGCGTTCGCGATGATGGAGTCGAAGCTCCTGCTCGCGATGATGGCGCGCGAGGTGCGCTTCGAGCTCGAGCCCGGCGCGCACGTGCGCCCCGAGCCGAGCGTCACGCTGCGCGCCCGGGGCGGCGTGCCGATGCGCTTCCGGCGCACCGCCCCCGCGCCCTTCGTCGATCAGACCACGAGCGCGTAG
- a CDS encoding alpha/beta fold hydrolase, translating to MALAHDIVRAPDGTPTRSLLLLHGILGSGANLRTIARRFVQARPDWAAVLVDLRRHGASLEASGPDTLAQAAEDVASLARSLEAPARAVLAHSFGGKVALQWLATERAGLEHAFVVDSTPGARVDARGSESTVRVVEMLDALPYPFASREAFVKAVQEQDPRPAIAPWLAMSLRRGDDGFRFGPPIPSIRALLASYFASDLWGVVEAPPEGTSLHFVIGERSGVLDEADRARLDALASRQPGRVTVDRLPTDHWVHAEDPEGLVRVMLARMG from the coding sequence GTGGCTCTCGCTCACGACATCGTGCGCGCGCCGGATGGCACGCCGACGCGCAGCCTCTTGCTCCTGCACGGCATCCTCGGCAGCGGCGCGAACCTGCGCACCATCGCGCGGCGCTTCGTGCAGGCACGTCCCGACTGGGCCGCGGTGCTCGTCGATCTGCGGCGTCACGGCGCGTCGCTCGAGGCGTCCGGGCCCGACACGCTCGCGCAGGCCGCGGAGGACGTCGCGTCGCTCGCGCGCTCGCTCGAGGCGCCGGCGCGCGCGGTGCTCGCGCACAGCTTCGGCGGGAAGGTCGCGCTGCAGTGGCTCGCGACGGAGCGCGCCGGGCTCGAGCACGCGTTCGTCGTCGACAGCACGCCGGGCGCGCGCGTGGATGCGCGTGGCTCGGAGAGCACGGTGCGCGTGGTCGAGATGCTCGACGCGCTGCCCTACCCGTTCGCGTCGCGCGAGGCGTTCGTGAAGGCCGTGCAGGAGCAGGACCCGAGGCCCGCTATCGCGCCCTGGCTCGCGATGAGCCTGCGCCGCGGCGACGACGGCTTCCGGTTCGGGCCGCCGATCCCGTCGATCCGCGCGCTGCTCGCGTCGTACTTCGCGTCGGACCTGTGGGGCGTCGTCGAGGCGCCGCCCGAGGGCACGTCGCTGCACTTCGTGATCGGCGAGCGCTCGGGTGTGCTCGACGAGGCGGATCGCGCGCGTCTCGACGCGCTCGCGTCGCGCCAGCCGGGGCGCGTCACCGTCGATCGCCTGCCCACCGATCATTGGGTGCACGCCGAGGATCCCGAGGGCCTCGTGCGCGTGATGCTCGCGCGGATGGGCTGA
- the alaS gene encoding alanine--tRNA ligase, translating into MKTSREIREAFLRHFEQRGHTRLASGPLVPPNDPTLYFANAGMVQFKDVFTGKDQRPYKRATTSQKCMRVKGKHNDLDNVGVTARHHTFFEMLGNFSFGDYFKRDAIAWAWEFVVGTCALPKEKLVVTVFEGEPGLPADDEAAQIWAEVTGFGPERIIRLGKADNFWSMGDTGPCGPCTEIHFWMGAGEPDLAKFGQEPGEDGAGWVEIWNNVFMQFERFADGTLTPLPAQSVDTGMGLERITAAVQGVVSNYDTDLLRPLVELASQISGKPYGGTMSRDDVAMRVIADHARATAFCIAEGVQPDKDGRESVLRSIMRRAIRFGHMLGIERLFLHEVALRVVDLMGEQYPELRETRELISAVTQNEERGFRQTLKRGLEILQEETNGQATLGGAAAFKLHDTFGFPLDLQQQIGREQGFTVDEDGYKAEREEARKRSRGGGGPIRQGEGVAAVHYAIAQRVGATTFTGYERERDGSTITALLSGGAEVKVLREGDEGEIVTKSTPFYGEGGGQVGDRGVIRAGDATFEVSDTQKPVEGLFVHKGKLTKGTLEVGAKVELEVDHTRRSATRRNHSATHLLHYALRTVLGPAALQKGSLVSPDRLRFDYSGSRPLTLDEVQRIEDLVNEKVLLNAPIETEVLPMAEAKAKGAIGIFEEKYGEVVRMLRMTSDSIELCGGTHASRTGDIGLFKIVSEGGVAAGVRRIEAVTGKGALTWARGLERDLGETAALLKGTPSQTKEKVEKLLATQKELQREIERLQHKLVSGGAGGGDLTTQAREQAGVKVLGATVDLGDAKALRELADQLRDKLAPAVVLLGSATKDGKAILACSVSKDVTSRFKAGDIVKDAAAVVGGGGGGRPDFAQAGGTDPSKLGDAVQRVYALVV; encoded by the coding sequence ACGTGGGCGTGACCGCGCGTCACCACACGTTCTTCGAGATGCTCGGGAACTTCTCGTTCGGCGACTACTTCAAGCGCGACGCGATCGCGTGGGCGTGGGAGTTCGTCGTCGGCACGTGCGCGCTGCCGAAGGAGAAGCTCGTCGTCACGGTCTTCGAGGGCGAGCCGGGGCTGCCCGCGGACGACGAGGCCGCACAGATCTGGGCGGAGGTCACGGGCTTCGGGCCCGAGCGGATCATCCGGCTCGGCAAGGCCGACAACTTCTGGTCGATGGGCGACACCGGCCCCTGCGGGCCGTGCACCGAGATCCACTTCTGGATGGGCGCGGGCGAGCCCGACCTCGCGAAGTTCGGCCAGGAGCCGGGCGAGGACGGCGCGGGCTGGGTCGAGATCTGGAACAACGTGTTCATGCAGTTCGAGCGCTTCGCGGACGGCACGCTGACGCCGCTCCCCGCGCAGAGCGTCGACACCGGCATGGGCCTCGAGCGCATCACCGCCGCGGTGCAGGGCGTCGTGTCGAACTACGACACCGATCTGCTGCGCCCGCTGGTCGAGCTCGCGTCGCAGATCAGCGGCAAGCCGTACGGCGGCACGATGTCGCGCGACGACGTCGCGATGCGCGTCATCGCGGACCACGCACGCGCGACCGCGTTCTGCATCGCGGAGGGCGTGCAGCCCGACAAGGACGGGCGCGAGAGCGTGCTGCGCTCGATCATGCGCCGCGCGATCCGCTTCGGGCACATGCTCGGCATCGAGCGGCTCTTCCTGCACGAGGTGGCGCTGCGCGTCGTCGACCTGATGGGCGAGCAGTACCCGGAGCTGCGCGAGACGCGCGAGCTCATCTCCGCGGTCACGCAGAACGAGGAGCGCGGCTTCCGCCAGACGCTCAAGCGCGGCCTCGAGATCCTGCAGGAAGAGACGAACGGCCAGGCGACGCTCGGCGGCGCGGCGGCGTTCAAGCTGCACGACACGTTCGGCTTCCCGCTCGACCTGCAGCAGCAGATCGGTCGCGAGCAGGGCTTCACCGTCGACGAGGACGGCTACAAGGCGGAGCGCGAGGAAGCGCGCAAGCGCAGCCGCGGCGGCGGCGGACCGATCCGTCAGGGCGAGGGCGTCGCGGCGGTGCACTACGCCATCGCGCAGCGCGTCGGCGCGACGACGTTCACCGGCTACGAGCGCGAGCGCGACGGCTCGACGATCACGGCGCTGCTCTCGGGCGGCGCCGAGGTGAAGGTGCTGCGCGAGGGCGACGAGGGCGAGATCGTCACCAAGAGCACGCCGTTCTACGGCGAGGGCGGCGGTCAGGTCGGCGATCGCGGCGTGATCCGCGCGGGCGACGCGACGTTCGAGGTGAGCGACACGCAGAAGCCCGTCGAGGGCCTCTTCGTGCACAAGGGCAAGCTCACGAAGGGCACGCTCGAGGTCGGCGCGAAGGTCGAGCTCGAGGTCGATCACACCCGCCGCAGCGCGACGCGCCGCAACCACAGCGCGACGCACCTGCTGCACTACGCGCTGCGCACCGTGCTCGGCCCGGCGGCGCTCCAGAAGGGCTCGCTCGTCTCGCCCGATCGCCTGCGCTTCGACTACTCGGGCTCGCGCCCGCTGACGCTCGACGAGGTGCAGCGCATCGAGGACCTCGTGAACGAGAAGGTGCTGCTGAACGCGCCGATCGAGACCGAGGTGCTCCCGATGGCCGAGGCGAAGGCGAAGGGCGCGATCGGCATCTTCGAGGAGAAGTACGGCGAGGTCGTGCGCATGCTGCGCATGACGAGCGACTCGATCGAGCTCTGCGGCGGCACCCACGCGTCGCGCACCGGCGACATCGGCCTCTTCAAGATCGTGAGCGAGGGCGGTGTCGCCGCGGGCGTGCGGCGCATCGAGGCGGTCACGGGCAAGGGCGCGCTCACCTGGGCGCGCGGCCTCGAGCGCGATCTCGGCGAGACCGCGGCGCTGCTCAAGGGCACTCCGTCGCAGACGAAGGAGAAGGTCGAGAAGCTCCTCGCGACGCAGAAGGAGCTGCAGCGCGAGATCGAGCGGCTGCAGCACAAGCTGGTGAGCGGCGGCGCGGGCGGCGGCGATCTCACGACGCAGGCGCGCGAGCAGGCGGGCGTGAAGGTGCTCGGCGCGACCGTCGATCTCGGCGACGCGAAGGCGCTGCGCGAGCTCGCGGATCAGCTGCGCGACAAGCTCGCGCCGGCGGTGGTGCTGCTCGGCTCGGCGACCAAGGACGGCAAGGCGATCCTCGCGTGCAGCGTGAGCAAGGACGTCACGAGCCGCTTCAAGGCGGGCGACATCGTGAAGGACGCGGCCGCGGTGGTCGGCGGGGGCGGCGGTGGCCGCCCCGACTTCGCGCAGGCGGGCGGCACCGATCCGAGCAAGCTCGGCGACGCGGTGCAGCGCGTCTACGCGCTCGTGGTCTGA
- the recR gene encoding recombination mediator RecR, translating into MDDPLAELVMLLARLPGIGERTATRLAHYVLGADPQYAAALGASIAQIHERVRHCERCGNWALDPLCRVCADPRRDPGVLCVVARVPDLAAIEKSGTFRGRYHVLHALLAPLDGIGPDAIDVDRLITRVREEGVREVVVATPLSVEGEATALYLAQSLKPFGARVSRIASGLPHGGELEFADQITLGRALDGRREL; encoded by the coding sequence ATGGACGATCCGCTCGCCGAGCTCGTGATGCTGCTCGCGCGCCTTCCCGGCATCGGGGAGCGCACCGCGACGCGCCTCGCGCACTACGTGCTCGGCGCGGATCCCCAGTACGCCGCCGCGCTCGGCGCCTCGATCGCGCAGATCCACGAGCGCGTCCGGCACTGCGAGCGCTGCGGCAACTGGGCGCTCGATCCGCTCTGTCGCGTGTGCGCGGACCCGCGGCGCGACCCCGGCGTGCTGTGCGTCGTCGCGCGCGTGCCCGACCTCGCCGCGATCGAGAAGAGCGGCACGTTCCGCGGCCGCTACCACGTGCTCCACGCGCTGCTCGCGCCGCTCGACGGCATCGGCCCCGACGCGATCGACGTCGATCGCCTGATCACGCGCGTGCGCGAAGAGGGCGTGCGCGAGGTCGTCGTCGCGACGCCGCTCAGCGTCGAGGGCGAGGCGACCGCGCTCTACCTCGCGCAGTCGCTCAAGCCGTTCGGCGCGCGCGTGTCGCGCATCGCGAGCGGCCTGCCGCACGGGGGCGAGCTCGAGTTCGCCGATCAGATCACGCTCGGCCGCGCGCTCGACGGCCGACGCGAGCTTTGA
- a CDS encoding TetR/AcrR family transcriptional regulator — MARPSDSEKERRVPVQARSRRRYDAILDAAATLFAEAGFEATTVEGIAEHAQTSIGSVYQFFPNKTALFEAVAERTLERSREAFDALFAAVPDETPWPALIDGAVDAFAALHASDPAFRAVVVNFALYPLYEERDDALTREIIERLAQLLAKRAPHLPERRPRLLATVIVQTFASAMFVSERSAPSLRGAMREELKTLVRRYLEPELGPPAATRRRPLRRA, encoded by the coding sequence GTGGCGAGACCGAGCGACAGCGAGAAGGAACGGCGCGTCCCGGTGCAGGCGCGCAGCCGCCGGCGCTACGACGCGATCCTCGACGCGGCCGCGACGCTCTTCGCGGAGGCGGGCTTCGAGGCGACGACGGTCGAGGGCATCGCGGAGCACGCGCAGACGTCGATCGGGTCGGTCTACCAGTTCTTCCCGAACAAGACCGCGCTCTTCGAGGCGGTCGCGGAGCGCACGCTCGAGCGCTCGCGCGAGGCGTTCGACGCGCTCTTCGCGGCGGTGCCCGACGAGACCCCGTGGCCCGCGCTGATCGACGGCGCGGTGGACGCGTTCGCGGCGCTCCACGCGAGCGATCCGGCGTTCCGCGCGGTGGTCGTGAACTTCGCGCTGTACCCGCTCTACGAGGAGCGCGACGACGCGCTCACCCGCGAGATCATCGAGCGCCTCGCGCAGCTGCTCGCGAAGCGCGCGCCGCACCTCCCGGAGCGCCGCCCGCGCCTGCTCGCGACGGTGATCGTGCAGACGTTCGCGTCGGCGATGTTCGTGTCCGAGCGCAGCGCGCCCTCGCTGCGCGGCGCGATGCGGGAAGAGCTGAAGACGCTGGTGCGGCGGTACCTCGAGCCCGAGCTCGGGCCCCCGGCGGCGACGCGACGTCGGCCTTTACGGCGCGCCTAG
- the dnaX gene encoding DNA polymerase III subunit gamma/tau: MAYTVLARKYRPQTFSDLVGQEHVTRTLGNAIASGRVAHAFLFTGVRGVGKTTTARILAKALNCAGPDGSGTRGPTSEPCGVCDPCREITTGVDLDVLEIDGASNNSVEDVRRLQETIPFRPARDRFKIVIVDEVHMLSTGAFNAFLKTLEEPPPHVKFIFATTESHKVPITIRSRCQRYDFRLIPQSVVASRVRDILGREGIQADDAAVAIVAREAAGSMRDALTLLDQIVAFAGTTLVGEEVARVLGIADRDLLHRASAAVLEGDGAGALGVVDALATRGLDMLHFSKALTELMRDLVVLKVAGPGTELVALVEEERRKALDLVERVEELEMQRAFASLSLLVDEIAKASMPRLTLEMGLVRLATRPPLRAIAEIVARLDALQSGRPAGPAPTGPRGGGGGGRGGGGGGTRTPRATAAPDDASALIERLRGPGARIETAERRAVMPAADDAEEEPAPAASASSSGGLRAEDEGDARAAAAPEPTRASVGVNAVGPVASAVGPVASAVGPVASAVGPVASAVGPVASAVGPVASAVGPVASAVGPVASAVGPVASAVGPVGSVVGPVGGPVGPVASEVGPVGSAVGPVGSVVGPVGSPVGPVRSPVGPVATDLRPEVARPGPTSAHPAPSPRSAAPVDPALASVDALFQALSATRPAPASRPAPAPAAPAFAPAAAFAPAPAVAVAPAVAVAPAVAVAPAVAPAVAPARAPARPADPDATTRWETVVAVLMETRPALGSVLLHASPSRVGRDEIVIAFPAGSFYRRQADAPDARAAIAEIAERVLGARPSVTVIERAGNDPGGQTIAELEAERQRARWEATKKKALNHPMVVEALSVFEARPEAAEVRLEGD, from the coding sequence ATGGCGTACACGGTCCTCGCGCGGAAGTATCGACCGCAGACGTTCTCCGACCTCGTCGGCCAGGAGCACGTCACGCGCACGCTCGGGAACGCGATCGCCTCGGGCCGCGTCGCGCACGCGTTCCTGTTCACCGGCGTGCGCGGCGTGGGCAAGACGACCACCGCGCGCATCCTCGCGAAGGCGCTCAACTGCGCGGGCCCCGACGGCAGCGGCACGCGCGGGCCCACGAGCGAGCCCTGCGGCGTCTGCGATCCGTGCCGCGAGATCACGACCGGCGTCGACCTCGACGTGCTCGAGATCGACGGCGCCTCGAACAACAGCGTCGAGGACGTGCGCCGGCTGCAGGAGACGATCCCGTTCCGTCCTGCGCGCGACCGCTTCAAGATCGTGATCGTCGACGAGGTCCACATGCTCTCGACGGGCGCGTTCAACGCGTTCCTCAAGACGCTGGAGGAGCCGCCGCCGCACGTGAAGTTCATCTTCGCGACGACGGAGTCGCACAAGGTCCCGATCACGATCCGCTCGCGCTGCCAGCGCTACGACTTCCGCCTGATCCCGCAGAGCGTCGTCGCGTCGCGGGTGCGCGACATCCTCGGGCGCGAGGGCATCCAGGCGGACGACGCGGCGGTCGCGATCGTGGCGCGCGAGGCCGCGGGCTCGATGCGCGACGCGCTGACCTTGCTCGATCAGATCGTCGCGTTCGCGGGCACGACGCTGGTGGGCGAAGAGGTCGCGCGCGTGCTCGGCATCGCGGATCGCGATCTGCTGCATCGCGCGTCGGCGGCGGTGCTCGAGGGCGACGGCGCGGGCGCGCTCGGCGTGGTCGACGCGCTCGCGACGCGCGGCCTCGACATGCTGCACTTCTCGAAGGCGCTCACCGAGCTGATGCGCGACCTCGTGGTGCTGAAGGTCGCGGGGCCGGGCACCGAGCTGGTCGCGCTCGTCGAGGAAGAGCGGCGCAAGGCGCTCGACCTCGTGGAGCGCGTCGAGGAGCTCGAGATGCAGCGCGCGTTCGCGTCGCTCTCGCTGCTCGTCGACGAGATCGCGAAGGCGTCGATGCCGCGCCTGACGCTCGAGATGGGCCTGGTGCGCCTCGCGACGCGCCCGCCGCTGCGCGCGATCGCGGAGATCGTTGCGCGGCTCGACGCGCTGCAGTCGGGGCGCCCGGCGGGCCCGGCGCCGACCGGTCCGCGCGGCGGAGGCGGCGGCGGTCGTGGTGGCGGCGGCGGTGGGACGCGCACGCCGCGCGCGACGGCCGCGCCCGACGACGCGAGCGCGCTGATCGAGCGGCTGCGTGGCCCGGGCGCGCGCATCGAGACGGCGGAGCGCCGCGCGGTGATGCCCGCGGCCGACGACGCGGAAGAAGAACCTGCCCCTGCGGCGAGCGCATCGTCGTCGGGTGGGCTGCGCGCGGAGGACGAGGGCGACGCGCGCGCAGCGGCGGCGCCCGAGCCGACCCGCGCCAGCGTCGGAGTGAACGCGGTCGGACCGGTAGCGAGCGCTGTCGGACCGGTAGCGAGCGCTGTAGGACCGGTAGCGAGCGCTGTAGGACCGGTAGCGAGCGCTGTCGGACCGGTAGCGAGCGCTGTCGGACCGGTAGCGAGCGCTGTCGGACCGGTAGCGAGCGCTGTCGGACCGGTAGCGAGCGCTGTCGGACCGGTAGCGAGCGCTGTCGGACCGGTAGGCAGCGTCGTCGGACCGGTAGGCGGCCCGGTTGGACCGGTCGCGAGCGAAGTCGGACCGGTAGGCAGCGCAGTTGGACCGGTAGGCAGTGTCGTCGGACCGGTAGGCAGCCCCGTCGGACCGGTGAGGAGCCCCGTCGGACCGGTAGCGACCGATCTCCGACCCGAAGTGGCTCGTCCTGGCCCCACTTCGGCACACCCTGCGCCGTCTCCGCGTTCGGCGGCGCCGGTCGATCCGGCGCTCGCCTCGGTCGACGCGCTGTTCCAGGCCCTCTCCGCGACGCGCCCTGCGCCCGCGTCCCGCCCCGCGCCCGCTCCGGCGGCGCCCGCGTTCGCCCCTGCGGCGGCGTTCGCGCCCGCACCCGCCGTCGCCGTCGCACCCGCCGTCGCCGTCGCACCCGCCGTCGCCGTCGCACCCGCCGTCGCTCCCGCCGTCGCCCCCGCCCGTGCCCCCGCCCGCCCCGCCGACCCCGACGCGACCACCCGCTGGGAGACCGTCGTCGCCGTCCTCATGGAGACGCGCCCTGCGCTCGGCTCGGTGCTCCTCCACGCGTCGCCGTCGCGGGTCGGCCGCGACGAGATCGTGATCGCGTTCCCCGCCGGCTCGTTCTATCGGCGCCAGGCCGACGCCCCCGACGCCCGAGCCGCGATCGCCGAGATCGCCGAGCGCGTCCTCGGCGCGCGCCCCTCCGTGACCGTCATCGAGCGCGCGGGCAACGACCCCGGCGGCCAGACCATCGCCGAGCTCGAGGCCGAGCGTCAGCGCGCGCGCTGGGAAGCGACGAAGAAGAAGGCGCTGAACCACCCGATGGTCGTCGAGGCGCTCTCTGTGTTCGAAGCGCGCCCCGAGGCCGCCGAGGTGCGCCTCGAGGGCGATTGA
- a CDS encoding YbaB/EbfC family nucleoid-associated protein encodes MSTHFRGGMSELMRQASRLQRKIEKRKQELQSEVVEAGAGNDQVKVKVNGAKELVSIEIAPELLKGEDLSMVQDLVVAAVNAGMKKANEVVDAELEKVTGGLKIPGLF; translated from the coding sequence ATGAGCACGCATTTCCGCGGCGGCATGAGCGAGCTGATGCGCCAGGCCAGCCGCCTGCAGCGCAAGATCGAGAAGCGCAAGCAGGAGCTCCAGAGCGAGGTCGTCGAGGCCGGCGCCGGCAACGACCAGGTCAAGGTGAAGGTCAACGGCGCGAAGGAGCTCGTCTCGATCGAGATCGCGCCCGAGCTCCTCAAGGGCGAGGACCTCTCGATGGTCCAGGACCTCGTCGTCGCGGCGGTGAACGCCGGCATGAAGAAGGCGAACGAGGTCGTCGACGCCGAGCTCGAGAAGGTCACCGGCGGCCTGAAGATCCCCGGCCTGTTCTGA